DNA sequence from the Macrobrachium rosenbergii isolate ZJJX-2024 chromosome 55, ASM4041242v1, whole genome shotgun sequence genome:
GATCAAGCTTATATATAGGGCTACTCTTGCTAACTGACAATTCCCTTGATAAAGCCTTCACTTCATCACCAAACGCCTTCTGTTGAACATACATTATGATTGCCCTTTCAGCATCAGTGGTTGCATAACCTTTCCTTTTACCTCTAAGGATTGACTTCAATTGTTGAAATATAGAAACTGCCTTTTGTAACCTCGACCATGaagagtaatattcaatcaatcttGTAAACCCATGACATTCTTCAGAAGTTGTGACTGCAGACACATGTTCACTCTCACCATCATCACAATCTGCGTACACATACCCTGGGAAAACAAACAGTCAGATGCAATGAATGATGGACCATGAAACCATTCGTCATACTGCAATAACTGATGTACACTAATACCTCTTGATGCTACATCAGCAGGGTTATCATTGGAGCTTACATATCTCCATTGCTCAGGTTGAGAGTAGTCCCTTATAACTCTGACTCTGTTGGCCACAAAAACAGGGAACCTTTTTGTGTTGCTATGAATATAGTGAAGTACTGTTGTTGAATCTGTATAGTACACAACACTGTCAACAGTAAACTCCAATTCCTTCAGGATGTGTTGAGCAACCTTGACAGACACAGTTGCAGCTGTAAGTTCTAACCTAGGTATAGTTACCACCCTTTTTGGAGATACTCTTGATTTTCCCATGACAAGGCTTGACTGAACTTGGTTTCCATCATGAAGAACAAGATATGCTGCAACACCATAACCAACTGTACTAGCATCACTGAATAATACAAGACTTGAACTTGTTACATTACAAAACCACTTGGTTTAAAGCACCTTGGTATTGAAAGCTGCTCCAGTAAATGAAGACCTTGTATCCAATGTTGCCACCTTTCAGCTAGGTCATCCGGAATCCTTTCATCCCAGTCCAGACTCTCAACTTGACATAATTCTTGTAGCAGTTTCTTGGCTGGTAAGATGATTGGAGAGAGTAACCTAAGGGGATCATATAATGATGAAATAGTTGATAACAACCCTCTTCTGGTGAGTGGATTTTCCTTGAGCGCAATTGAAAACTTGAATGAGTCTTCTTTAAGGTCCCATAACATTCCTAAGGCTCTTGTCATTAGATTCTCCATGTCAAGATCAAACTTGTCACTTTCAATCGAACAATCTTCAGTAGGCAAAGCTTTAAGGATGTCAATTGAATTGCTAACAAATTGAGTTAACCTAAATCCTCCTTCACCTGTTGCAGATATCAAATCCTTCACTAACTTAACTGCTGTAGGAACATCAGCACATGACTTCAAACAGTCGTCAACATAGAAATTATGCCTATTAGTATTACCAACAGTTGAGTCATACTTCTCATCTGCTTTGTCTCCCGTGGCCTTCAGTGCAGTATTTGCAATACTTGGTGAGGAGATTGCTCCGAAAATGTGAACAGCCATTCGAATTCTTCAAGAGGTCGATTGATGTCCCCATTAGGCCACCACAGGAATCTAACATAGTCGTGATTCTCAGGTGGAATCTTTATTTGAAAGAACATAGCTTCAATATCTCCAATGAATGCATAAACCTCTTGCCGGAATCTAATGAGTACTCCCGTCAATGAGTTGGTGAGGTTAGGACCCTGTAGCAGAACATCATTTAATGACAAACCTCCAAACTTTGCACTACAGTCAAAAACAaccctaattttctttttcttgggatGAAAAACTGCGTGATGTGGAAGATACCAGACAGGAGACTTGTTGACCTCACCTTCTGGGACCTTGTAAGCATAGCCTTTGTCAAACAACTTATCCATGAATGCTGTATACTGCTGTCTGTAATCTTCACTACTCTTCATCTTTCTCCTTTGCCACTCCGCTCTGCTGACTGCCTGCTTCTTATTGTTAGGAAGACTCACATTGGGATCTCTGAAAGGCATGGGTAGCTGGAAATGACCATCTTTAAATTCAATGGTATCCTGGCACCTTTCCACAAATCTTCTGTCCTCAAAAGACAAGCCACGCTCTTCAGGAACTGAACCAAGATCCTTTTCTGAAAAATCCAACTCAAAGAACTTCCTAACACTTTCAACAGTAATACAGTCGGTAACATGTTGAACATTAGATACAAGTAACCTGTGACATGAAACCCCATTTGAACTAACCTTAACATGTACAGGCCCATTAACCGTCCACCCATGCAAATATCTCACTGCAAAAGGGCCATAACCTGAAGTGGGTATAACCTCTAAAGGTTGCAAAGCAGTTGGACAATTACTACCTATCAATATTCCTATGTCTAGCTCTGGCTGATATAATGGAATCTTATCAATAACACTTGATAAATGAGGCCAATCCTTTAACATTTCATACCTTGGAATTTGATCATGATTAACAGGGATATCTCTTTGAGTGAATACCTTTTGGCAATACAACATCATTATTACCATGTATATCAGTGACAACAAGATCATTTACGATAAAAGTTTTGACTGTATCAGTCCCATGCATTGTTTGCAACTTGACAGCTGTTTCAATACCTTTACAGTTTAATTGATCCTTGATATTATCTTTAATGAAACAACCTGTACTGCCCGTATCATAAAAGGCATAAGTTTTACTACATTATCACTACCCTTTACATGTAATTGCACAGGCAAAATAGATTGCAATACTGTATCAGAAATTGTACATGCAGAAGACTTCACACTACCTTGACCTTGAGTATTACCTGACCTGAGTGCGACCTTCACCTTGAGTACCTTCTTGACCTTGAACACAATTTTGACCTTGAGTGCAATCTTGacctttacttccaaactgtGAACAAGCTTGTGAAGTAATTGCATTATTACTGGCAAACATCCTAAAGTTCTCAATATGCAAAGTGGTAGGATGCCTTTTATTACATGTCTTGCACTGCCGTCGATTGAAACACTTTTTCGAAGTATGGTTATTGCCAAAACAACTGAAACAAAGACGATTGTCTCTCACAAACTTTCGTCTTTCATCCACACTCTTGTGCAGAAATTGAAAGCAGTCCTCAATATCATGATGACCACTACAGAGTTGGCATTTCCTGGTACACTGGTTTGCAGAATTTGATGGTTGCACTGTAACTGCCAATGATTTTTGCTTGTTCTGACTTGAGCCGTGATGTGCCTTTGCCTTTGTAAAAAGAGACACTTTACCCAAAGCTTCCCTGCTAAATACAGGATCCATTGCTGCCTCTGCTGCATTCTGAACAAATTCCACTAATGtagtgaaacacacacaaacaccttgcTTCCTGAGCTTTATCACATGATCCAACCACTTATTTTGAATATACACGGGCAGCTTTGAAATCACCCTCTGAAGGTTTGGAGAGTCATTTAAAACCTGCATATTTGACAATGACTGCATGGTATGATTACACTTCACAAGATACAAAGCATATTCATGCAGTGATTCGCTGCTATCACCTCTCACTTGTGGCCACTTGCTCAACTTGTCTATGTATGCCATGGAAACCTTGTATGGATCTCCATACACTTTATCCAGAAGCCTTTTTGCTTCAATGTATCCCTCAGAAGCATCCATAAACATGCACCCAGCTATGAGTGACTTAGGCTTTCCTTCTAAATGCTGATTTAAGAAGTACAGCCTGTTGGAGTCCGATGTGGTGTGCGGCACGATGCGGTCATTAAATGCCAGCATAAATGATGCATATTCAAGAAGATCACCACAAAACTTGGTCACCTCAGCATGAGGCAGAATCATAGCCGCTGCTAACTGTTGCTGACTTCGACAGAATGACTCTGGGGCGGGTGTCATGGGTAATGAAGGCACTGTGACGCTGGGTTCATGATGCACATTGTGAATAGGAACAAATACTGGTGTTTCAGGATCCAAAACTTTGTCCACtgatgaaataatttcctcttggAACACCTTTTCCTTGCTCTTGCAGCTTCAATTTCACCATCCAACTTTTAGCAAGTCTTCCTCGGCTTGTAATTCTGCCTGTTGTTGGGCTATTTTTGCCCGTTTCTCAAGCAATGTCCTCTGTGCAAGCAAACCAGCCAACTTTGCCTTCTCTTTTAAGTGAGCAGATTTCACACTTGATGCTGTGCTTCTAACTGACCTCCTGGATATGTGTGACTTGCTCCGTATTGAAGATCCGTCTATTGAATCTTGTAAACTCGCCTCTATTGTAGTTATCCATTGATACGCCTGGTTTCTGAATCCTATGACCGATAattctttatcttcaaaccttTTGATTTCTGGCTGGTGTTCACTGACAGGTAATTGAGAGAGGTAATCACTGTGGCAGTCCTTGTACTTGTTAAATCTATCCTCAAACTCTTCCATACCTGTCTTTACTAAATGGAGGTTGTCAGGCTTCTCCATACACCGGCTGACTTCATTCAGTTTCTTCGTGAGGGCAGAGAGAGCCGCAGTCTGGTTGTTCTTGAGGGTGCGTAACTTCTCCTTGTCATCCTGGTCCGTATTCATGTTAATGTCAGAGATGAATGAACTATTGTAATggacaacacaaactcagaaaCTCGACTTCCCCTTTATTCCTTTAacagtagtggtagtggtagtaacagtagtagtagaagtaggttcattcctgaaaggaattattgcacttcttaaaatacattgtcaaataataatgcatattattcagtaaataacagTGACATAATATACCTTGATACATCTCACAAAGTTAAATACACCTTTATAATTGGACAATTGCATTACCACATTAAACTTCCTTTGATTATATCTATTTACtataattatggaataaacaaatattgaatgtcttaaaataa
Encoded proteins:
- the LOC136835840 gene encoding uncharacterized protein codes for the protein MNTDQDDKEKLRTLKNNQTAALSALTKKLNEVSRCMEKPDNLHLVKTGMEEFEDRFNKYKDCHSDYLSQLPVSEHQPEIKRFEDKELSVIGFRNQAYQWITTIEASLQDSIDGSSIRSKSHISRRSVRSTASSVKSAHLKEKAKLAGLLAQRTLLEKRAKIAQQQAELQAEEDLLKVGCVTVPSLPMTPAPESFCRSQQQLAAAMILPHAEVTKFCGDLLEYASFMLAFNDRIVPHTTSDSNRLYFLNQHLEGKPKSLIAGCMFMDASEGYIEAKRLLDKVYGDPYKVSMAYIDKLSKWPQVRGDSSESLHEYALYLVKCNHTMQSLSNMQVLNDSPNLQRVISKLPVYIQNKWLDHVIKLRKQGVCVCFTTLVEFVQNAAEAAMDPVFSREALGKVSLFTKAKAHHGSSQNKQKSLAVTVQPSNSANQCTRKCQLCSGHHDIEDCFQFLHKSVDERRKFVRDNRLCFSCFGNNHTSKKCFNRRQCKTCNKRHPTTLHIENFRMFASNNAITSQACSQFGSKGQDCTQGQNCVQGQEGTQGEGRTQVFTQRDIPVNHDQIPRYEMLKDWPHLSSVIDKIPLYQPELDIGILIGSNCPTALQPLEVIPTSGYGPFAVRYLHGWTVNGPVHVKVSSNGVSCHRLLVSNVQHVTDCITVESVRKFFELDFSEKDLGSVPEERGLSFEDRRFVERCQDTIEFKDGHFQLPMPFRDPNVSLPNNKKQAVSRAEWQRRKMKSSEDYRQQYTAFMDKLFDKGYAYKVPEGEVNKSPVWYLPHHAVFHPKKKKIRVVFDCSAKFGGLSLNDVLLQGPNLTNSLTGVLIRFRQEVYAFIGDIEAMFFQIKIPPENHDYVRFLWWPNGDINRPLEEFEWLFTFSEQSPHQSCADVPTAVKLVKDLISATGEGGFRLTQFVSNSIDILKALPTEDCSIESDKFDLDMENLMTRALGMLWDLKEDSFKFSIALKENPLTRRGLLSTISSLYDPLRLLSPIILPAKKLLQELCQVESLDWDERIPDDLAERWQHWIQGLHLLEQLSIPRCFKPSGFVM
- the LOC136835839 gene encoding uncharacterized protein translates to MGKSRVSPKRVVTIPRLELTAATVSVKVAQHILKELEFTVDSVVYYTDSTTVLHYIHSNTKRFPVFVANRVRVIRDYSQPEQWRYVSSNDNPADVASRGISVHQLLQYDEWFHGPSFIASDCLFSQGMCTQIVMMVRVNMCLQSQLLKNVMGLQD